A window of Pelomonas sp. SE-A7 genomic DNA:
AGCTCGAGCGCGGACCTCAGGCCCTGTTCGAGCTCTTCAAGCTCAGCGTTGACTTGAATCCGAAGAGCTTGAAATGTGCGCGTTGCAGGGTCCTGGCCTGGCTCGCGGGTCTTGACCGCACCAGCCACGACCTGGGAAAGCTCATCGGTGCTACGAACGGGCTTCCCTGCGTCCCGGCGAGCAACAAGCGCCTTTGCAATCTGTACAGCAAACCGTTCTTCCCCATAGTTCTTGATCACCTCCGCGATGTGGCGCTCCTCGGCGCGGGCCAGGAAGTCCGCGGCGCTTTCGCCACGGGTCGTGTCCATGCGCATGTCCAGCGGTCCGCTGAAGCGGAAGCTGAACCCGCGCTCGGGGTTGTCGATCTGCGGGCTGGAGACACCCAGGTCGAGCATCACACCCTGGACCCGGTCGATCCCCAGCAGGGCCAGTTGCTCGCGCATCTGGGCGAACGGGGCATGGCAGATGGAAAAACGCGGGTCCGTGACCCGCGTCTCTCCGGTGGTCGCGGCTGCGACGGCTTCCGGATCGCGGTCGATCGCGACCAGGCGCCCTCCCGGCGCCAGTCGGCTCAGCAGCAGACGGGAATGGCCGCCGCGGCCGAAGGTGCCGTCTACATACAGACCCGTCGGGTCGTTCAGCACCGCCTCGACGGTCTCGTCGAGCAGCACGGTGGTGTGGGTGAAGGTCACGGCGGTGGCCATCAGAAGCTGAAGTCCTTCAGCGCATCAGGCAGGTCGCTCTGCATGACCTGGGCTTCATGGGCAGCGTAGGTCGCGGCATCCCAGAGTTCAAAGTGGCTGCCCATGCCGAGCAGCATCACGTCCTTGCTCAGGCCGGCGGCCGCGCGCAGTTCGGGAGAAATCAGCACACGGGCCGCGGCGTCGACTTCCACATCCTGGGCGTTGCCGAGGAAGACCCGCTTCCAGCCCGAGGCGGACATGGGCAGGGCCGCGATGCGGTCACGGAAGGCCTCCCAGGCCGGCCGCGGGAAGACCATCAGGCAGCCCTCGGGATGCTTGGTGACCGTCAACTGACCGGCACACAGGGCCTGCAGCACTTCGCGATGGCGTGTCGGGACGGCCATGCGCCCCTTGGCGTCCATCGCCAAGGCACTAGCCCCCTGAAACACAAAATTCGCCACGGCGACCCACTAAATTGCACTTTTCACCACTTTAACTTTCGACCCAGCCCAGGTCAAGCGAAAAACACAATTTTTCTCAATGAAATCAAGCACTTAGGGCAATCTCTTAGACTGAAATTGCAGGCAAAAGTCCTTCAAAATGAAGGACTTGCAATAGGCATTGCAAGTGCTGGATGAACAAATTGGGCGATGCGGCGGGCGCAAAACGCGCCGTTCGGGCGGCTCAATGCAGCCCTTCAACCCGCCGACCCGTGGTCAGTGCGCCAAGACGCAGACCGAGCGCACCGCCAGATCCGGGGACCAGGCCGGCCCGCAGGCGGCAGCCGCGCTAGACCATCAGCGCGTCAGCGCAGGCGCGGCGAGGTGCCGATTGTC
This region includes:
- the mraZ gene encoding division/cell wall cluster transcriptional repressor MraZ, with translation MFQGASALAMDAKGRMAVPTRHREVLQALCAGQLTVTKHPEGCLMVFPRPAWEAFRDRIAALPMSASGWKRVFLGNAQDVEVDAAARVLISPELRAAAGLSKDVMLLGMGSHFELWDAATYAAHEAQVMQSDLPDALKDFSF
- the rsmH gene encoding 16S rRNA (cytosine(1402)-N(4))-methyltransferase RsmH, encoding MATAVTFTHTTVLLDETVEAVLNDPTGLYVDGTFGRGGHSRLLLSRLAPGGRLVAIDRDPEAVAAATTGETRVTDPRFSICHAPFAQMREQLALLGIDRVQGVMLDLGVSSPQIDNPERGFSFRFSGPLDMRMDTTRGESAADFLARAEERHIAEVIKNYGEERFAVQIAKALVARRDAGKPVRSTDELSQVVAGAVKTREPGQDPATRTFQALRIQVNAELEELEQGLRSALELLAPGGRLAVISFHSLEDRIVKNFIAEHSKEVVDRRAPFAAPKPLALKSLGRIKPSEAEVKVNPRSRSAILRVAERTEAELPAAPAGKPGKRGGR